A single genomic interval of Camelina sativa cultivar DH55 chromosome 11, Cs, whole genome shotgun sequence harbors:
- the LOC104726912 gene encoding 40S ribosomal protein S15-6-like yields the protein MAINEPEFATAVAVATKERTFKKFSFRGFNVDDLLKMSNFDLAKLFNARVRRRFYRGLKKKPLILIKKLRKAKKEASEENKKKPEAVKTHLRNMIIVPEMIGSVVGVHNGKNFNEVVIKPEMIGHYLAEFSMTCKKVNHYRPRICGCGCFRRSTRFIPLKVMKQKSYVFISI from the coding sequence ATGGCGATCAACGAACCAGAGTTTGCCACAGCCGTGGCGGTGGCGACAAAGGAGAGAACATTCAAGAAATTCTCATTCAGAGGATTCAACGTTGATGATCTTCTCAAGATGTCAAACTTTGATCTCGCTAAGCTCTTTAACGCTCGTGTTCGCAGGAGGTTCTACAGGGGATTAAAGAAGAAGCCTCTGATTCTGATCAAGAAGCTGCGTAAGGCGAAAAAAGAAGCAAGTgaggagaacaagaagaagcctGAAGCGGTGAAAACACATCTAAGGAACATGATCATTGTCCCTGAGATGATTGGAAGTGTTGTCGGAGTTCATAATGGCAAGAACTTTAACGAAGTCGTGATTAAGCCTGAGATGATTGGTCATTACCTTGCCGAGTTTTCGATGACTTGCAAAAAGGTTAATCACTATAGACCACGTatttgtggttgtggttgtttcCGTCGGTCCACTAGGTTTATTCCTCTTAAGGTGATGAAGCAAAAAAgctatgtttttatttcaatttag
- the LOC104726913 gene encoding jmjC domain-containing protein 4-like — protein sequence MGIEIIGQIEKINGKDLSYDAFAERYLAKNQPVVISGLTDDWRAREDWVCKNGRPNLHFIATHFGKSKVQVADCDTREFTDQKRLEMSVGDFVEQWANDSIKESVLYLKDWHFVKEYPDYTAYQTPPLFSDDWLNIYLDNYHMHEDRDNFQKYDQISCSDYRFVYMGGKGSWTPLHADVFRSYSWSANVCGKKRWLFLPPPQSHLVYDRYMKNCVYNIFEEVNETKFPGFKKTTWLECIQEPGEVIFVPSGWHHQVYNLEDTISINHNWLNAYNLSWVWDLLWKDYKDTEESIEDIGDICDDFEGIFQRNLAANNTGMNLNDFFLFMSRFSLGNMVLLQSYSDKHKTLKSCSSAVVAQNLLLNLSTIKKTMLMMIAAGGVTAKEVYLDLRETLENPQFLSLVRDMGRTYAMVHMEEEDQVLSSKELLQKLSGFADPKMQICSPKYLVEMINHHNTFFFHLLA from the exons ATGGGAATAGAGATTATAGGTCAAATTGAGAAAATCAATGGTAAAGATTTGAGTTACGACGCTTTTGCAGAGAGATACTTAGCCAAGAACCAGCCAGTAGTAATCTCCGGTCTCACTGACGATTGGAGAGCTCGGGAAGATTGGGTTTGTAAGAATGGACGCCCTAATCTCCACTTCATTGCCACTCACTTCGGAAAATCCAAAGTTCAG GTTGCAGACTGTGATACAAGAGAATTCACAGATCAGAAAAGATTAGAAATGTCTGTTGGTGACTTTGTGGAGCAATGGGCCAATGATTCTATCAAGg AATCTGTGTTGTATCTGAAAGATTGGCACTTTGTCAAG GAGTATCCAGACTATACAGCCTACCAAACGCCGCCgctgttttctgatgattggctTAATATCTATCTAGACAATTACCATATGCATGAGGATAGAGATAATTTCCAGAAGTATGATCAAATTAGCTGCTCTGATTATCGGTTTGTTTATATGGGTGGAAAAG GATCTTGGACACCTCTACACGCTGATGTATTTAGATCTTATAGTTGGTCAGCTAATGTTTGTGGTAAAAAAAGATGGCTtttccttcctcctcctcaaagTCATCTTGTTTATGACAG GTACATGAAGAATTGTGTTTATAACATCTTTGAAGAGGTGAATGAAACTAAATTCCCCGGTTTCAAGAAG ACCACCTGGCTTGAGTGCATTCAAGAACCCGGTGAAGTTATCTTTGTTCCCAGTGGATGGCATCATCAAGTATATAACTTG GAAGACACGATATCTATAAACCATAATTGGCTCAACGCATACAACCTATCTTGGGTG TGGGATCTACTGTGGAAGGACTACAAGGACACTGAAGAGTCAATAGAAGACATAGGAGACATATGTGATGATTTTGAAGGTATTTTCCAGCGCAATCTTGCTGCCAACAACACAG GAATGAATTTGAATGACTTTTTCCTCTTCATGTCACGGTTCTCTTTGGGCAACATGGTTCTCCTGCAGTCTTACTCTGACAAACACAAAACCCTGAAGTCGTGTTCCTCAGCAGTAGTGGCACAGAATCTGTTATTGAATCTCTCGACTATAAAGAAAACCATGCTGATGATGATAGCTGCAGGCGGCGTAACTGCAAAGGAAGTGTATCTGGACTTGCGAGAAACACTGGAGAATCCACAGTTTCTCAGTTTGGTCAGAGACATGGGAAGAACTTATGCAATGGTTCACATGGAGGAAGAGGATCAGGTACTCTCTTCGAAAGAGTTATTACAAAAACTCAGTGGTTTTGCAGATCCAAAGATGCAAATATGTTCTCCAAAATATCTTGTTGAAATGATAAATCATCATAATActtttttcttccatctcttAGCATAA
- the LOC104726910 gene encoding diphthine methyltransferase homolog: MDAAHCYLEGNADAVEFCPHEPYVNLLAASTYTLQEGDSPSRSGSVYLFDVGDGEDVGLNLLQRIDTAGVFDIRWSRDNDGGGNVALAQADADGCLRVYKIDDTEVKGYSLREVAGEKISSSMCLCLDWNQSSTSIVVGLSDGSASVVSFTDSNLETVQEWKGHDFELWTASFDLNNANLVYTGSDDCKFSCWDIRDSPTENRVFQNSKVHTMGVCCISPSPSDPYSIFTGSYDETLRVWDTRSVTRPVNETSLSLGGGVWRIKHHPSLSGVVLAACMHNGFAVAKVSDGKGEVLESYNKHDSLAYGADWYRGKGQKQSVVATCSFYDRLLRLWMPENCI, encoded by the exons ATGGACGCAGCACATTGCTATCTCGAAGGAAACGCCGACGCTGTTGAGTTCTGTCCTCACGAGCCTTACGTGAACTTGCTTGCAGCTTCTACTTACACACTCCAAGAAGGAGATTCTCCCTCTCGATCTGGTTCTGTGTATCTATTTGACGTCGGAGATGGGGAAGATGTTGGTTTGAATCTTCTTCAGAGGATTGACACCGCCGGAGTTTTCGATATCCGGTGGAGTCGTGACAACGATGGAGGCGGAAACGTGGCGCTTGCTCAAGCTGATGCTGATGGATGCTTGAGAGTTTACAAGATCGATGACACTGAAGTTAAAg GTTACTCTCTGAGAGAAGTCGCTGGTGAAAAGATAAGCTCATCAATGTGTCTTTGTTTGGATTGGAATCAATCATCAACATCAATCGTAGTTGGTTTATCAGATGGCTCTGCTTCAGTTGTTTCATTCACTGATTCTAATCTAGAGACAGTTCAAGAATGGAAAGGGCATGACTTTGAGCTTTGGACGGCCTCATTTGATCTTAACAATGCTAATTTAGTCTACACTGGATCAGATGATTGCAAGTTCAGCTGTTGGGATATCAGAGATAGTCCAACCGAGAATCGTGTTTTTCAGAATTCCAAAGTTCATACGATGGGTGTTTGCTGTATTTCCCCAAGTCCAAGTGATCCTTACTCTATATTCACTGGTAGTTATGATGAAACACTAAGAGTGTGGGACACGAGGTCTGTTACTAGACCTGTGAACGAAACATCGTTGTCTCTAGGTGGAGGAGTGTGGAGAATCAAGCATCATCCTTCTCTGAGCGGTGTTGTATTGGCTGCTTGTATGCACAACGGTTTTGCTGTAGCGAAGGTTAGTGATGGGAAAGGTGAAGTGTTGGAGAGTTATAACAAGCATGATTCTCTTGCTTATGGAGCAGATTGGTACCGAGGGAAAGGTCAGAAGCAAAGCGTTGTGGCAACTTGTTCGTTCTATGATCGCCTTCTTCGATTATGGATGCCAGAAAACTGCATTTGA
- the LOC104726911 gene encoding protein ROOT PRIMORDIUM DEFECTIVE 1-like: MMTLTQLVPSTSDKLFFFSSFLHPSTPLEIRRCSISTKTRSKKLGSLSLNISCAAHKIVRSPSLDRHVVKQNRVRFVQKLKTLLLSKPKHYVPIQILYKCRSYLGIENPRAIISMIRRYPTVFQLFTTPTPHLPMNATKPLSQLCVRMTSAASSLAMQELNLKSEISDKLATKLQKLLMLSSHRRLLLSKLVHIGPDFGFPPNFRSRLCNDYPDKFKTVDTSYGRALELVSWDPELANQMPCPEVDGGLIVDRPLKFKRLNLRKGLNLKRRHQDFLIRFRESPDVCPYKMSSECLANESVEAEKRACAVVREVLGLTVEKRTLIDNLTHFRKEFSLPNKLRALIVRHPELFYVSVKGTRDSVFLVEAYSDNGDLLEKDDTLVIRERLVDLIQEGKRNRRERRRKLGDKNREDYINDNDRDESIIDDYNRDRDDEYEDVFENLFDSEDSGVEYRFDEEDDDEAWVNNGENVEYWSRKLSSSSGSNIDKAKSGVESW, encoded by the coding sequence ATGATGACGCTTACTCAACTGGTTCCTTCTACTTCAGACaagctcttctttttctccagcTTCCTCCACCCTTCAACGCCTCTGGAGATTCGAAGATGTAGCATCAGTACTAAAACCCGTTCCAAGAAACTCGGAAGTCTGTCTTTAAACATCTCATGTGCAGCTCACAAGATTGTTAGGAGTCCATCTTTAGACAGACATGTAGTGAAGCAGAACAGAGTTCGGTTTGTGCAGAAGTTGAAAACTTTACTTCTCTCCAAACCAAAGCATTACGTACCTATTCAGATCCTCTACAAATGCAGATCTTACCTCGGCATCGAAAACCCTCGTGCAATTATATCCATGATCCGTCGGTATCCCACAGTCTTCCAGCTTTTTACAACACCTACGCCACATTTGCCTATGAATGCCACTAAGCCTTTATCTCAACTCTGTGTCCGTATGACATCGGCTGCATCATCCCTTGCAATGCAAGAATTGAATCTCAAGTCTGAGATTTCTGATAAATTGGCTACTAAACTCCAGAAGCTGCTAATGTTGTCATCTCACCGCAGGTTGCTTTTGTCTAAACTTGTTCACATTGGACCAGATTTTGGCTTCCCTCCTAATTTCAGGTCCAGGCTCTGCAATGACTATCCGGACAAGTTCAAGACTGTGGATACATCCTATGGAAGAGCGCTTGAACTTGTCTCGTGGGATCCAGAGTTGGCGAACCAAATGCCATGTCCTGAAGTTGATGGGGGTTTGATTGTTGATCGTCCTTTGAAGTTCAAGCGTTTGAATCTTCGTAAAGGTTTAAACTTGAAGAGGCGTCACCAAGATTTCTTGATAAGATTCAGAGAATCACCTGATGTGTGTCCTTACAAAATGTCATCTGAGTGTCTGGCGAACGAGTCAGTCGAGGCCGAGAAGCGAGCGTGCGCAGTTGTAAGAGAGGTGTTGGGGTTAACGGTTGAGAAAAGAACGCTGATAGACAATTTGACACATTTCAGGAAGGAGTTTTCTTTACCAAACAAGTTAAGAGCGTTGATAGTGAGGCATCCAGAGCTATTCTATGTGAGTGTAAAAGGCACGAGAGACTCTGTGTTTCTAGTCGAAGCATACAGCGACAATGGTGATCTTCTAGAGAAAGATGATACATTGGTGATCAGAGAACGTTTGGTAGATCTTATTCAAGAAGGTAAGAGAAATAGACGTGAACGGAGAAGAAAACTTGGtgataaaaacagagaagactATATCAATGATAATGACAGAGATGAATCTATTATTGATGATTATAATAGAGATCGGGATGATGAATATGAAGATGTGTTTGAGAATTTGTTTGATTCAGAAGATTCAGGTGTGGAATATCGTttcgacgaagaagatgatgatgaggcgTGGGTTAATAACGGTGAAAATGTAGAGTATTGGAGTagaaagctttcttcttcttcaggtagTAACATTGATAAAGCAAAGAGTGGTGTAGAATCATGGtga
- the LOC104726909 gene encoding uncharacterized protein LOC104726909, translating into MEAVEKPEEPIPGNSSRLAGNPNWGTATVVGVFAGLLYGGSKEASASVSKDAEVMLKMGSTQDKREQHRLMRDAMEKRFIRVTRGSLIGGMRLGMFTASFFSLQNFLAETRGVHYVFNVVGAGSATAAVFGLIMPGSLAWRARNVLLGSVLGATVCFPLGWLQVKLMQKANEGNNEDTSHHGEVTSGVGAAIERLEQQLRK; encoded by the exons ATGGAAGCGGTAGAAAAACCTGAAGAACCCATCCCAGGC AATTCTTCAAGATTAGCTGGGAATCCAAACTGGGGAACAGCAACTGTGGTTGGGGTCTTTGCAGGATTGCTATATGGAGGCAGCAAAGAAGCTTCTGCTTCTGTG AGTAAAGATGCTGAAGTGATGTTGAAGATGGGTAGTACACAGGATAAACGTGAACAACACAGGTTGATGCGAGATGCTATGGAGAAAAGATTCATCCGAGTAACTCGTGGTTCTCTTATTGGAGGGATGCGTCTTGGGATGTTCACTGCCTCGTTCTTCAGTCTACAAAACTTTTTAGCTGAGACACGAGGAGtccattatgtttttaatgtcgTTGGAGCTGGTTCTGCTACTGCTGCAGTGTTTGGCCTAATCA TGCCTGGGTCTCTTGCTTGGCGTGCGCGAAATGTGTTGCTTGGTTCAGTTCTTGGAGCCACAGTCTGCTTCCCTCTTG GGTGGTTACAAGTGAAGCTCATGCAGAAAGCAAACGAAGGCAATAACGAGGACACAAGCCACCACGGCGAGGTCACAAGTGGTGTTGGCGCAGCCATAGAGAGACTTGAACAACAGTTGAGAAAATAA